A single genomic interval of Halorubrum aethiopicum harbors:
- a CDS encoding 50S ribosomal protein L21e, translating to MPSSNGPQKATRDKLSNKPRDRGTSPPQRAIQEFEEGSRVHLKIDPSVQEGRFHPRFDGRTGTVIGKQGAAFKVEITDGGKTKTLIVRAAHMSRQQ from the coding sequence ATGCCGAGTTCCAATGGACCCCAGAAGGCCACTCGAGACAAGCTGTCGAACAAGCCGAGAGACCGCGGAACCTCGCCGCCCCAGCGCGCGATCCAGGAGTTCGAGGAGGGCAGCCGAGTCCACCTCAAGATCGACCCGAGCGTCCAGGAGGGTCGCTTTCACCCCCGCTTCGACGGCCGAACCGGCACCGTGATCGGCAAGCAGGGCGCGGCGTTCAAAGTCGAGATCACGGACGGCGGCAAGACCAAGACGCTCATCGTCCGCGCCGCCCACATGAGCCGCCAGCAGTAA
- a CDS encoding RNA polymerase Rpb4 family protein: MTIFKEKLDEEYLTTAEAKDILGEIEADRAADEDRELRYELARAIEHVNRFGHLDAEESRELVEELADLERIDVPTAVKIADLLPEDRTELRSVFAQERYSLDGEELDEVLDVVAKYA; the protein is encoded by the coding sequence ATGACGATCTTCAAGGAGAAGCTCGACGAGGAGTACCTCACCACCGCGGAGGCGAAGGACATCCTCGGCGAGATCGAGGCCGACCGCGCCGCCGACGAGGACCGCGAGCTCCGGTACGAGCTGGCCCGCGCGATCGAACACGTGAACCGGTTCGGCCACCTCGACGCCGAGGAGTCCCGCGAACTCGTCGAGGAGCTTGCCGACCTCGAGCGGATCGACGTCCCGACCGCGGTCAAGATCGCCGACCTCCTTCCCGAGGACCGCACGGAGCTCCGCTCCGTCTTCGCACAGGAGCGGTACTCGCTCGACGGCGAGGAGCTCGACGAGGTCCTCGACGTCGTCGCGAAGTACGCCTGA
- a CDS encoding DUF655 domain-containing protein: protein MSDHSTDAADERDSAPEGGTEERSVAVLLDVLPNGRPDDGRPGYQKSPVAYALGEPSFGLYELSLEEDADVSVSDRIDLDGPAVSRYRRVEFEDLTRNAAAEIEYAVEAIVDADERRFVDFYNEAEPITLRLHQLNLLPGIGKKLRNRVLDERKRGPFESFEEVEDRISGLHSPREVILERIVEEIREDDLKYRTFVDRGE, encoded by the coding sequence ATGAGCGACCACTCGACGGACGCCGCCGACGAGCGCGACTCGGCCCCCGAGGGCGGGACGGAGGAGCGCTCCGTCGCCGTCCTCCTCGACGTTCTCCCGAACGGCCGGCCCGACGACGGCCGACCGGGCTACCAGAAGTCCCCGGTCGCGTACGCGCTCGGCGAGCCGTCGTTCGGGCTGTACGAGCTGTCCCTCGAGGAGGACGCGGACGTCTCCGTGAGCGACCGGATCGACCTCGACGGGCCGGCCGTCTCGCGGTACCGCAGGGTCGAGTTCGAGGACCTCACCCGGAACGCGGCCGCCGAGATCGAGTACGCCGTCGAGGCGATCGTCGACGCGGACGAGCGCCGGTTCGTCGACTTCTACAACGAGGCGGAGCCGATCACGCTCCGGCTCCACCAGCTCAACCTCCTCCCCGGGATCGGCAAGAAGCTCCGGAACAGGGTCCTCGACGAGCGGAAGCGCGGCCCCTTCGAGAGCTTCGAGGAGGTGGAAGACCGGATCTCGGGGCTCCACAGCCCCCGCGAGGTGATCCTCGAACGGATCGTCGAGGAGATCCGCGAGGACGACCTGAAGTACCGGACGTTCGTCGACCGCGGGGAGTGA
- a CDS encoding 16S ribosomal RNA methyltransferase A produces the protein MTDRSAGAADAYGTRDPDALARRAGTRADPDNDQHFLVDDRVLDRLPTYLPEDADASHLLEVGGGAGALTDRLLAAAGANDPDPAGRVTVIERDPPFAAFLREEFADAVESGTLEVIEGDALSVDLPAFTACVANLPYGISSEIAFRLLPEKRPLVLTFQAEFADRMVASAGESEYGRLSVSAQHYADLEVVERIPKEAFDPQPAVESAVVRCTPRDPDYEVGDEAFFLRFVKALFTQRRKTVRNAIRNTAHISGLDRPDAVVDAAAEDLLSRRPGTLDPPAFAALAELAREHGSPAEA, from the coding sequence ATGACCGATCGATCGGCGGGGGCCGCGGACGCGTACGGAACCCGTGACCCCGACGCGCTCGCGCGGCGGGCGGGCACCCGCGCGGACCCCGACAACGATCAACACTTCCTCGTCGACGACCGGGTCCTCGACCGACTGCCGACGTATCTCCCGGAGGACGCGGACGCGAGCCACCTCCTCGAGGTCGGCGGCGGCGCTGGCGCGCTCACGGACCGGCTGCTCGCGGCGGCGGGCGCGAACGACCCGGACCCCGCCGGCCGGGTGACCGTGATCGAGCGCGACCCACCGTTCGCGGCGTTCCTCCGCGAGGAGTTCGCCGACGCGGTCGAGTCGGGGACCCTCGAGGTGATCGAGGGGGACGCGCTGTCGGTCGATCTGCCCGCGTTCACCGCCTGCGTCGCGAACCTCCCGTACGGGATCTCCTCGGAGATCGCCTTCCGGCTCCTCCCCGAGAAGCGGCCGCTCGTGTTGACCTTCCAGGCGGAGTTCGCCGACCGGATGGTCGCGTCGGCCGGCGAGTCCGAGTACGGCCGGCTCTCCGTGTCCGCACAGCACTACGCGGACCTCGAGGTCGTAGAGCGGATCCCCAAGGAGGCGTTCGACCCCCAACCGGCCGTCGAGAGCGCGGTCGTCCGGTGTACGCCGCGGGACCCCGACTACGAGGTCGGCGACGAGGCGTTCTTCCTGCGGTTCGTGAAGGCGCTTTTCACCCAGCGGCGCAAGACGGTCCGGAACGCGATCCGCAACACGGCGCACATCTCGGGGCTCGACCGGCCCGACGCGGTCGTCGACGCGGCGGCGGAGGACCTGCTCTCCCGGCGACCGGGGACGCTCGACCCCCCGGCGTTCGCGGCGTTGGCCGAACTCGCCCGCGAGCACGGGTCGCCGGCGGAGGCGTGA
- a CDS encoding mechanosensitive ion channel family protein, with protein sequence MTAGAETLVGVLADVERLVSGNARRILISAAILAVVVGSRLVVGRVKRREEELSSKQRLALSTAVAGTTAAGVLSLLVVWERSGALVDAFQSAAIADQLSNVVLAVILLASAYAVTDFLGGVIRELSVESTAISEHQEEVLRRIVQLTVYTLVGLVTIGLFTDNVGSLLVGAGFLGIVIGMAARQTLGAVLAGFVLMFSRPFEVGDWVSIGEHEGTVTEISIISTRLRSFDGEVVTLPNDEVRAGAVIDRSRRNRLRIEVEVGVDYATDLDRATEVVEEAVSGLDGVARMPQPDVVTKRFADSAVVFGVRYWITNPSMRKRWRTQTAVMSAIKTAFEEEGITIPFPQQTLSSRTKGADAEMEARIGGAAEGEPTPAKGSDGSEGS encoded by the coding sequence ATGACGGCCGGAGCGGAGACCCTCGTCGGCGTGCTCGCCGACGTCGAGCGCCTCGTGAGCGGGAACGCCCGGCGCATTCTGATCAGCGCGGCGATCCTCGCGGTCGTTGTCGGCAGCAGGCTGGTCGTCGGACGGGTGAAACGACGGGAGGAGGAGCTCTCCTCGAAACAGCGGCTCGCGCTCTCGACGGCCGTCGCCGGGACCACCGCCGCGGGGGTGCTCTCGCTTCTCGTCGTCTGGGAGCGCAGCGGGGCGCTCGTCGACGCGTTCCAGTCGGCCGCGATCGCGGACCAGCTGTCGAACGTCGTGCTCGCGGTGATCCTGCTCGCGAGCGCCTACGCGGTCACCGACTTCCTCGGGGGCGTGATCCGCGAGCTCTCCGTCGAGAGCACGGCGATCTCCGAACACCAGGAGGAGGTGCTCCGACGGATCGTCCAGTTGACCGTGTACACCCTCGTCGGGCTCGTGACCATCGGGCTCTTCACCGACAACGTCGGCAGCCTCCTCGTCGGGGCGGGGTTCCTCGGGATCGTGATCGGGATGGCCGCGAGACAGACGCTCGGGGCCGTCCTCGCCGGGTTCGTGCTGATGTTCTCGCGCCCCTTCGAGGTGGGCGACTGGGTGTCGATCGGCGAGCACGAGGGGACGGTCACGGAGATATCGATCATCAGCACGCGGCTCCGCTCGTTCGACGGGGAGGTCGTGACGCTTCCCAACGACGAGGTGCGCGCCGGCGCGGTCATCGACCGGTCGCGGCGCAACCGGCTCCGGATCGAGGTCGAGGTCGGCGTCGACTACGCGACCGACCTCGACCGGGCGACGGAGGTCGTCGAGGAGGCGGTCTCGGGGCTGGACGGGGTGGCTCGAATGCCCCAGCCGGACGTCGTGACGAAGCGGTTCGCCGACTCGGCGGTCGTCTTCGGCGTCCGCTACTGGATCACGAACCCGAGCATGCGCAAGCGCTGGCGGACCCAGACCGCGGTCATGAGCGCGATCAAGACCGCGTTCGAGGAGGAGGGGATCACGATCCCCTTCCCGCAGCAGACGCTCTCGAGCCGCACGAAGGGGGCCGACGCCGAGATGGAGGCCAGGATCGGCGGTGCCGCCGAGGGCGAACCCACGCCCGCCAAGGGATCCGACGGCTCGGAGGGATCGTGA
- a CDS encoding HemK2/MTQ2 family protein methyltransferase, with translation MNRLDRDGPTVYQPAEDSGLLAEAALETAHGRVLEVGTGSGWVAERVAAERGLRVVGSDRNPHAAREARGRGVEAVVADLLDPFRADAFDTVCFNPPYLPTDPENEWDDWMERALSGGESGRELIEPFLDDVGRVLAPDGVVLLLVSSLTGYEEVLALVEAAGFGHEVAVEESFPFETLSVLRLERRV, from the coding sequence GTGAACCGCCTCGACCGCGACGGGCCGACGGTGTATCAGCCCGCCGAGGACTCCGGACTGTTGGCCGAGGCGGCCCTCGAGACCGCACACGGCCGCGTGCTGGAGGTCGGTACCGGCTCCGGCTGGGTCGCCGAACGCGTCGCGGCGGAGCGCGGACTCCGCGTCGTGGGCAGCGACCGCAACCCCCACGCGGCGCGGGAGGCGCGCGGTCGCGGCGTGGAGGCGGTCGTCGCCGACCTGCTCGACCCGTTCCGCGCCGACGCGTTCGACACGGTGTGTTTCAACCCGCCGTACCTCCCGACCGACCCCGAAAACGAGTGGGACGACTGGATGGAGCGCGCGCTCTCGGGCGGCGAGTCCGGACGGGAGCTCATCGAGCCGTTCCTCGACGACGTGGGTCGGGTGCTCGCGCCCGACGGCGTCGTCCTCCTGCTCGTCTCCTCGCTCACGGGGTACGAGGAGGTGCTGGCGCTGGTCGAGGCGGCCGGCTTCGGCCACGAGGTCGCGGTCGAGGAGTCGTTCCCGTTCGAGACGCTCAGCGTGTTGCGGCTCGAACGACGCGTCTGA
- a CDS encoding ABC transporter substrate-binding protein — MSVVSLFPSATEVAAALGVTPAAVSHQCDHPPAAAARPTLTGLVRDLESDPDGIDRIAVHDDTYYLDGDALAAADPDAILTQGVCAVCALDAGLARRAVERLDLDAAVLDVHADDLADVLANVERIGGAVGRPDAAADLRANLETRIDAVVDAVPGGTAGTNDAGDRPAGNPPRVAVLDWTDPIRHGGLWIPGLVRLAGGEPGLVAAGERSRKVDPDELRAFDPEVLVVGPCSADVDEAHGRARDLLDRESLDEVAAVREGRVFAMDGTAYLNRHSHRVVDTLEALAALIHPDRFEADGTGDDARVRRVVRAATR; from the coding sequence ATGTCCGTCGTCTCGCTTTTCCCCTCGGCGACGGAGGTCGCGGCGGCGCTCGGCGTCACGCCCGCCGCGGTCTCCCACCAGTGCGATCACCCGCCGGCGGCGGCCGCCCGGCCGACGCTCACCGGACTCGTTCGCGACCTCGAGAGCGATCCCGACGGGATCGACCGGATCGCCGTCCACGACGACACCTACTACCTCGACGGCGACGCGCTCGCCGCGGCCGACCCGGACGCGATCCTCACGCAGGGCGTCTGTGCCGTCTGCGCGCTCGACGCCGGCCTCGCCCGCCGGGCGGTCGAGCGGCTCGACCTCGACGCCGCGGTGCTCGACGTCCACGCCGACGACCTCGCGGACGTGCTCGCGAACGTCGAGCGGATCGGCGGGGCGGTCGGTCGCCCGGACGCGGCGGCCGACCTGCGCGCCAACCTCGAGACCCGCATCGACGCCGTCGTCGACGCGGTTCCGGGCGGAACCGCGGGGACGAACGACGCGGGCGATCGACCCGCCGGAAACCCCCCTCGCGTCGCCGTCCTCGACTGGACGGACCCGATCCGCCACGGCGGGCTCTGGATCCCCGGCCTGGTCCGCCTCGCCGGCGGCGAGCCCGGCCTCGTGGCGGCCGGCGAGCGGTCGCGCAAGGTCGACCCGGACGAGTTACGCGCGTTCGACCCGGAGGTGCTCGTCGTCGGCCCCTGTAGCGCCGACGTCGACGAGGCTCACGGACGGGCGCGCGACCTGCTGGACCGCGAGTCGCTCGACGAGGTGGCCGCGGTGCGGGAGGGACGGGTGTTCGCGATGGACGGCACCGCCTACCTGAACCGCCACAGCCACCGCGTCGTCGACACGCTGGAGGCGCTCGCGGCCCTGATCCACCCGGACCGGTTCGAGGCGGATGGAACCGGCGACGACGCGAGGGTCAGACGCGTCGTTCGAGCCGCAACACGCTGA
- a CDS encoding 5-methyltetrahydropteroyltriglutamate--homocysteine methyltransferase has product MTERVAATPGIYPLPDWAKGTLSDLKGHQKGDLLSGDEGGEIAETYDEVRAEFVDDQLEAGLDRVVEGEGRWDDMIAHPLTVHESVETGGIVRYYDNNNFYRDPRVVDDLGFSGDVAAELEAAADLIAGTDAGDAPLAATLPGPYSLATLATDEHYGDEGAFQAAIADFLAGELEAFPAHETLFLLEPSLVTNPPADGTEERATDAIATVAGATDADVVVQTYWGALDEKLYAHLVDEADADALGLDLVAGDRDDTVYNVQEYGATDSVSLGLVDGQNTLIEEPETVAERVEWFEGQVPAADFETTYLTPNTELFYLPENKYRAKLNALAAATEVLE; this is encoded by the coding sequence ATGACTGAACGAGTCGCGGCCACGCCGGGGATCTATCCGCTCCCGGACTGGGCGAAAGGGACGCTCTCGGACCTGAAGGGCCACCAGAAGGGCGACCTCCTGAGCGGCGACGAGGGAGGGGAGATCGCCGAAACATACGACGAGGTCCGCGCGGAGTTCGTCGACGACCAGCTCGAGGCCGGCCTCGACCGCGTCGTCGAGGGAGAGGGCCGCTGGGACGACATGATCGCGCACCCGCTGACGGTCCACGAGAGCGTCGAGACCGGCGGGATCGTGCGGTACTACGACAACAACAACTTCTACCGCGACCCGCGCGTCGTCGACGACCTCGGCTTCTCCGGCGACGTCGCCGCCGAACTGGAGGCGGCCGCGGACCTGATCGCCGGGACGGACGCCGGCGACGCCCCGCTCGCGGCGACGCTGCCCGGCCCGTACTCGCTCGCGACGCTCGCGACCGACGAGCACTACGGCGACGAGGGGGCGTTCCAGGCGGCGATCGCCGACTTCCTCGCCGGCGAACTCGAGGCGTTCCCCGCCCACGAGACGCTGTTCCTCCTCGAGCCGTCGCTGGTGACGAACCCGCCGGCGGACGGGACGGAGGAGCGGGCGACCGACGCGATCGCGACCGTCGCCGGCGCGACGGACGCCGACGTGGTCGTCCAGACCTACTGGGGCGCGCTCGACGAGAAGCTGTACGCCCACCTCGTCGACGAGGCGGACGCGGACGCGCTCGGGCTCGACCTGGTCGCCGGCGACCGCGACGACACCGTGTACAACGTCCAGGAGTACGGCGCGACCGACTCGGTCTCGCTCGGGCTCGTCGACGGCCAGAACACCCTGATCGAGGAGCCGGAGACGGTCGCCGAGCGCGTCGAGTGGTTCGAGGGACAGGTCCCGGCCGCCGACTTCGAGACGACCTACCTGACGCCGAACACCGAGCTGTTCTACCTGCCGGAGAACAAGTACCGCGCGAAGCTGAACGCGCTCGCCGCCGCCACGGAGGTGTTAGAGTAA
- a CDS encoding methionine synthase, with product MVRNPSANRAQFRPTDHPNESFLLTTVVGSYPKPKWLNRADELVEDPDSKFDDDDLEEAHDDACRLITHEHERAGLDTVVDGEMRRNEMVEFFAERIDGYEFNGPVKVWGHNYFDKPSVVEDVAYDEPWLVDEFAFTTNVAERPVKVPITGPYTLGFWAFNEAYPSTEELVYDLADLVNEEIEKLVEAGARYVQIDEPALATTPEDHAIVGEALDRIVSGIDEDVRIGLHVCYGDYSRIYPEINDFPIDEFDVELCNGDYEQIPTFQDPEFEPDLALGVVDAHTAEIEPVEEIKANIRQGLRVVPPEKLTISPDCGLKLLPREIAYGKTENMVEAARQVEAEIDAGEIDLDAPLADD from the coding sequence ATGGTCCGCAACCCGTCCGCCAACCGCGCCCAGTTCCGCCCGACCGACCACCCGAACGAGTCGTTCCTGCTCACGACCGTCGTCGGCTCCTACCCGAAGCCGAAGTGGCTGAACCGCGCGGACGAACTCGTCGAGGATCCCGACTCGAAGTTCGACGACGACGACCTCGAGGAGGCCCACGACGACGCCTGCCGGCTGATCACCCACGAGCACGAGCGCGCCGGCCTCGACACCGTCGTCGACGGCGAGATGCGCCGCAACGAGATGGTCGAGTTCTTCGCCGAGCGCATCGACGGCTACGAGTTCAACGGGCCGGTAAAGGTGTGGGGTCACAACTACTTCGACAAGCCGAGCGTCGTCGAGGACGTCGCCTACGACGAGCCGTGGCTCGTCGACGAGTTCGCGTTCACCACGAACGTCGCCGAGAGGCCGGTGAAGGTCCCGATCACGGGGCCGTACACGCTCGGCTTCTGGGCGTTCAACGAGGCGTACCCCTCCACCGAGGAGCTCGTGTACGACCTCGCGGACCTCGTGAACGAGGAGATCGAGAAGCTCGTGGAGGCGGGCGCGCGCTACGTCCAGATCGACGAGCCCGCGCTGGCGACGACGCCGGAGGACCACGCCATCGTCGGCGAGGCGCTCGACCGGATCGTCTCGGGCATCGACGAGGACGTGCGGATCGGCCTCCACGTCTGTTACGGCGACTACTCGCGGATCTACCCCGAGATCAACGACTTCCCGATAGACGAGTTCGACGTGGAGCTGTGTAACGGCGACTACGAGCAGATCCCGACGTTCCAGGATCCCGAGTTCGAGCCCGACCTCGCGCTCGGCGTCGTCGACGCCCACACCGCCGAGATCGAGCCGGTCGAGGAGATCAAAGCGAACATCCGCCAGGGCCTGCGCGTCGTTCCCCCCGAGAAGCTGACGATCTCGCCCGACTGCGGGCTGAAGCTGCTGCCCCGCGAGATCGCCTACGGCAAGACCGAGAACATGGTCGAGGCCGCCCGGCAGGTCGAAGCCGAGATCGACGCCGGCGAGATCGACCTCGACGCGCCGCTCGCCGACGACTGA
- a CDS encoding NAD(P)/FAD-dependent oxidoreductase → MANVIVVGGGPAGLSAALFTAKNGLETAVFDTDGTWMHKAHLFNYPGIGSVDGSLLVDTMRDQADDFGVERHQGVEVTGVEESEDGFVVSTAEEEYDADYVVLATGASRDLAEELGCDLSEDDTVDVGVNMETSVEDAYATGAMVRAEEWQAVISAGDGAAAALNVLSKEKGEHYHDFDVPADAERVLGSLVDEE, encoded by the coding sequence ATGGCAAACGTCATCGTCGTCGGCGGCGGCCCCGCCGGCCTGAGCGCAGCCCTCTTCACGGCAAAGAACGGTCTCGAGACGGCGGTCTTCGACACCGACGGCACGTGGATGCACAAGGCCCACCTGTTCAACTACCCCGGCATCGGGTCGGTCGACGGCAGCCTCCTCGTCGACACGATGCGGGACCAGGCCGACGACTTCGGCGTCGAGCGTCACCAGGGCGTCGAGGTGACCGGCGTCGAGGAGAGCGAGGACGGCTTCGTCGTCTCGACCGCCGAGGAGGAGTACGACGCCGACTACGTCGTGCTCGCGACCGGCGCGAGCCGCGACCTCGCCGAGGAGCTCGGCTGTGACCTCTCCGAGGACGACACGGTCGACGTCGGCGTGAACATGGAGACCTCCGTGGAGGACGCCTACGCGACGGGCGCGATGGTCCGCGCCGAGGAGTGGCAGGCGGTCATCTCCGCCGGCGACGGCGCGGCGGCCGCGCTCAACGTCCTCTCGAAGGAGAAGGGCGAACACTACCACGACTTCGACGTGCCCGCCGACGCCGAGCGCGTGCTCGGCTCGCTCGTCGACGAGGAGTAG
- a CDS encoding sugar phosphate isomerase/epimerase family protein has translation MDIGVTVGDDLDRLASSPAAFDFVELGVGAGSLPPESIDPDRLDRALAGRDLMVHLPYSQLLTSYAPEVNDAIVAYQRRLLEAAGDLGAEKAVLHATSADRDDVEFREVAADQLRRVADAGREAGVEVVVENVGHQHRGIQLSVLGDVARETDTAVCFDVGHAYMEGGNKAIRRFLRSHGDRVSHLHCHDVRRRGDTHIPVGAGEVDYEGASDALGEFDGTVALEVFTDDDALLCDSAERVADHLGAEW, from the coding sequence ATGGACATCGGCGTGACCGTCGGCGACGACCTCGACCGGCTGGCGTCGTCGCCGGCGGCGTTCGACTTCGTCGAACTCGGCGTGGGCGCGGGCAGCCTCCCGCCCGAATCGATCGACCCGGACCGGCTCGACCGGGCGTTAGCGGGCCGCGATCTGATGGTCCACCTGCCGTACAGCCAACTGCTCACGAGCTACGCGCCCGAGGTCAACGACGCCATCGTCGCCTACCAGCGGCGGCTGCTGGAGGCCGCCGGCGACCTCGGCGCGGAGAAGGCCGTCCTCCACGCCACCTCCGCCGACCGCGACGACGTCGAGTTCCGCGAGGTCGCCGCCGACCAGCTCCGTCGGGTCGCCGACGCCGGACGCGAGGCGGGCGTCGAGGTCGTCGTCGAGAACGTGGGGCACCAACACCGCGGGATCCAGCTGTCGGTGCTCGGCGACGTCGCCCGCGAGACGGACACCGCGGTCTGTTTCGACGTGGGTCACGCCTACATGGAGGGCGGAAACAAGGCGATACGGCGGTTCCTCCGGAGCCACGGCGACCGCGTCTCACACCTCCACTGTCACGACGTGCGCCGGCGCGGCGACACGCACATCCCGGTCGGCGCGGGTGAAGTCGACTACGAGGGCGCGAGCGACGCGCTCGGGGAGTTCGACGGCACCGTCGCGCTGGAGGTGTTCACCGACGACGACGCGCTGCTCTGCGACTCCGCCGAGCGCGTCGCCGACCACCTCGGCGCGGAGTGGTGA
- a CDS encoding DUF7547 family protein, with product MSSRGSRDGPRDDDLEERLDELEDVLSDLRRDLRETERDRRGPPRPPRLSELVRFTEQYTIPTLIALLETTITSLELVRGTLRLLDPGRELREDADATAGRLADARDGAATGLARSLSELRTALAEADLPEEAASRSIIEDARDLSAEIEARIEEGRREADAARRSERGAADRAGSDERTGGDERTGGDDRSDDGAVRIDVTDPDDDRPDRPTDGGDAPADANRSADEGRPEVDVESELESIKRQLDDGAEDERSDDGADAGDDDAGSDASAGPGGDDER from the coding sequence ATGAGTTCCCGTGGCTCCCGCGACGGCCCGCGCGACGACGACCTCGAGGAGCGGCTCGACGAGCTCGAGGACGTGCTCTCCGACCTCCGGCGCGACCTCCGGGAAACCGAGCGCGACCGCCGCGGTCCCCCGCGCCCGCCGCGGCTCTCCGAGCTGGTCCGGTTCACCGAGCAGTACACGATCCCGACGCTGATCGCCCTCCTGGAGACGACGATCACGTCGCTGGAGCTGGTGCGCGGAACCCTCCGATTGCTCGATCCCGGTCGGGAGTTACGGGAGGACGCGGACGCGACGGCGGGCCGGCTCGCGGACGCTCGCGACGGCGCGGCGACCGGCCTCGCGCGCTCGCTCTCGGAGCTCCGGACCGCGCTCGCGGAGGCCGACCTCCCCGAGGAGGCCGCCTCGCGCTCCATCATCGAGGACGCGCGCGACCTCTCCGCGGAGATCGAAGCCCGGATCGAGGAGGGCCGCCGGGAGGCGGACGCGGCGAGGCGGTCGGAGCGCGGGGCCGCCGACCGTGCCGGGAGCGACGAGCGGACGGGGGGCGACGAGCGGACGGGGGGCGACGACCGCTCCGACGACGGGGCGGTCCGCATCGACGTGACCGACCCGGACGACGACCGCCCCGACCGCCCCACGGACGGGGGCGACGCGCCGGCGGACGCGAACCGGTCCGCCGACGAGGGCCGACCCGAGGTCGACGTCGAGTCGGAGCTGGAGTCGATCAAGCGCCAGCTCGACGACGGAGCGGAGGACGAGAGGAGCGACGACGGGGCGGACGCGGGCGACGACGACGCGGGCTCCGACGCCTCCGCCGGGCCCGGGGGGGACGACGAGCGCTGA
- a CDS encoding NADH:flavin oxidoreductase/NADH oxidase, with product MTDSLFTPFSLRDTEIPNRVMLSPMCQYSAEEGMPNEWHRVHLGSRAVGGAGVVMTEATGVERRGRITPGCLGIWSDEQAEALEPVTSFVRSQGAVPGIQLAHAGRKASHAPPSEGGHALPLDHEEGWETISATDEPYPDEEPAATRRMDGDDVDDVIDAFAAAAERALSAGFEIAEVHAAHGYLLHQFLSPVTNDRGDEYGGSFENRTRLVREVVEAVRGVWPDDKPVFVRISATDWLPDRDSWDVDDSVRLAPLLAEAGADLIDVSGGGIHPDQELPNAGPGYQVPYAEAIREGTDVPVAAVGGITEPTHADALVRNGRADLVALGRELLRHPYWPLEAAHELGAEIEWPVQYRRGRFE from the coding sequence ATGACGGACTCGCTTTTCACGCCGTTCTCGCTGCGCGACACGGAGATCCCGAACCGGGTCATGCTCTCGCCGATGTGTCAGTACTCCGCGGAGGAGGGGATGCCGAACGAGTGGCACCGCGTCCACCTCGGGAGCCGGGCGGTCGGCGGCGCGGGCGTCGTGATGACGGAGGCGACGGGGGTCGAGCGTCGCGGCCGCATCACCCCCGGCTGTCTGGGGATCTGGTCGGACGAGCAGGCCGAGGCGCTCGAACCGGTCACGTCGTTCGTCCGGTCGCAGGGCGCGGTCCCCGGGATCCAGCTGGCCCACGCCGGCCGGAAGGCCTCGCACGCTCCGCCGAGCGAGGGCGGCCACGCGCTCCCGCTCGATCACGAGGAGGGCTGGGAGACGATCTCGGCGACCGACGAGCCGTACCCCGACGAGGAGCCCGCCGCGACCCGGCGCATGGACGGCGACGACGTCGACGACGTGATCGACGCGTTCGCCGCGGCCGCGGAGCGCGCCCTCTCCGCCGGCTTCGAGATCGCGGAGGTCCACGCCGCCCACGGCTACCTCCTCCACCAGTTCCTCTCGCCGGTCACCAACGACCGCGGAGACGAATACGGCGGGAGCTTCGAGAACCGGACGCGGCTGGTCCGCGAGGTCGTCGAGGCGGTCCGCGGCGTCTGGCCCGACGACAAGCCCGTCTTCGTCCGGATCTCCGCGACCGACTGGCTCCCCGACCGCGACTCGTGGGACGTGGACGACTCGGTGCGGCTGGCCCCGCTGCTCGCCGAGGCGGGCGCGGACCTGATCGACGTCTCCGGCGGCGGGATCCACCCGGACCAGGAGCTCCCGAACGCGGGACCGGGCTACCAGGTGCCGTACGCGGAGGCGATCCGCGAGGGAACCGACGTGCCGGTCGCCGCGGTCGGCGGGATCACGGAGCCGACCCACGCCGACGCGCTCGTGCGCAACGGACGCGCCGACCTCGTCGCGCTCGGCCGCGAGCTGCTCCGCCACCCGTACTGGCCGCTCGAGGCCGCCCACGAGCTCGGCGCGGAGATCGAGTGGCCGGTCCAGTACCGCCGCGGCCGGTTCGAGTAG